Proteins co-encoded in one Setaria viridis chromosome 9, Setaria_viridis_v4.0, whole genome shotgun sequence genomic window:
- the LOC117837558 gene encoding uncharacterized protein isoform X1 — MSHPGKFVSVNLNRSYGQPAPSSNHGGSRPAGGGHGGGMVVLSRPRGGGSSLAKPQPPKLSVPPPLNLPSLRKEHERFDGAAAAAGGGVASAPPRSGGPAAGWTKPALASEKPPGSAALPGGAARPPSYGFAEKAVVLRGEDFPSLKAAVAPPTPPQPSQRQKDADGARLATPEARPGPLGMRPQVTSSRASEPPASSGGLGAGGRASAERPQKPDLGPLPMVRLRYDSDWADDERDTGLSLPERDSRERGFGRTEAMIPGRGLYGAVREPFKKEPFGRDVVATNKEVVQDGLWRSPMLSQHDRDRTDGRPYSGGRGSSGQLYRESIAAGGSKDLWSNSREPPMRANGQNGVELYGTTRVGEIASDRYGDSSNNWPRLNSFQNNIGSKAQPFGGNKGPLINDPVAKFGREKRLTSSPAKPLIEDGGFDSISAVNLTAIKKKKEAAKPADFHDPVRESFEAELDRILRVQEQERQRVMEEQVRAREIARKQEEERERLIREEEERQRLVEEQAKQAAWQAEQERLEAAKRAEEQRIAREEERKRIALEEERRREAARQKLLELEARIARRQAESNIGSARGGQLTSAVSDELTPGGFKDRDLPRSANFVDRKDIDRMGEHINTSAPLESSSHNKYNETVPRVHTLRDGPSSFIDRENAYYGSRAAFPEQENVHHSPRRDPFAARRGNFPKKDLNDGFGSVPVRPSSRGRTTDSPWALEDFRHEKVPRWDAPREIDRFEKQSDFDTELFNSDRFGDAAWLPSGSHGSPNAQQGDRMFQSSDFNEFSAFTRPRYSMRQPRVPPPPTVTSVHRSSIGASAPFVDGGMGENSGRDNEQIMQGQYGSAYQEASHQRGIRPDHIIEHQIEDRKSPVLGSQSSLSVSSPPSSPPHVSHDEMDVSGDSPALPTSADGERTVLSDNDHAALTVDAASTSRVAASGVSHLEDDEWSSENNDDRRKQDEYDEDDESYQEDEINEADGENLDLDDEFLEEQNTPLELEPVILGFDEGVQVEIPSNSELELTSMRSTERTVEVHLSSGVAEQETVSGSVVHSDPVTEAEKALQALTLDCVNALTEDSNGERASSLVTPASSSQLSQASLAATITSSTSAVVEQNEVPVSLQFGLFTGPPLIPTPVPAIQIGSIQMPIHLHNQINPSLAHMHPSTTPLYQFGQLRYVRPIASSARPLPSQAISPAHSSVPAQHPSNQNASSVLPELMDRDTHQNIPTQAISSNSINRSAAPTAKLPLAMGNSNSQYLNAPANIQAAAVEGFHGQVDKQPVGGTTPSERDQDLSLKRNCRPASNSIESSQFGLEGRALNGPKAPGAVSAGRGRRYGYAVKDPNMRSTGSVVEPSHKDSRGGFQRRARRNVRRTEFRVRENVEKNQNEASESFAHGEQDERPYSNGTARDFPVRNANRRELDINKSSRINEASDQSASFRSTHKAPYERSHGGNKKSRTGAIPEGDTTLLQAGAVRVVKQQGIEVPVDADGFIEVRSKRQIMSVRREQREKENRSKMRMTKAPRKQHTSLQSSVAPSVNKRTATLSGEVAKKVPSDSAITVEGRIADYAESLVALKGDTASMSPIGPPSTNTETHTNCYANQPIQIQASSDLVTSSPSAKLVSGLSEDNNKGTSINTPFNMVSWDNSQINQQVMPLTQTQLEEAMRPAKFEQQAGSSFSLESNNALSPTVTTEKAFPSSASPINSLLAGEKIQFGAVTSPTMLPPVSRTVSSGLGAPGSSRPDMKIDRGLPGDNSGPDKATSKELCPNTEDVEAEAEAAASAVAVAAISTDEGSPADATTASAPDKKSFSSKDLSGLTSGAGAIAGQAGQSSTEEPLTVALPADLSVDTPAMSLWPPLASPQASGPMLSQFPGAQPSHFSCFDMNTMLGGHIFAFGPSDESAGSQGQHPQRSNPLPSAPLGAWPQCHSGVDSFYRPPTGFAGPFITPGGIPGVQGPPHMVVYNHFAPVGQFGQMGLGFMGATYIPGDKQPDWKQSQGPPIVGVSQSDPNNQNIVSGQVNPPSVPTPVQHLRPTSIMPIPSPLTMFDIAPFQASTDIQMQTCWPHMPVPPLHSVPLSVPLQQHPVEGTAVQQFVHNVPVDNKTSTNNRFQEPSASAVPSDGNKTFPNAAASQFTDRLGLVEQPTSSSSSTQTVQPSSFGQAGVISNEVSTSAKVMVRATPSKVNPGTASGVVSNPNGGQVTNMAPKVHQSSLSSDQQYQHPVNNQDRRARMTQKTGPGNEWQRRSGYQGRNQGSGSDRSSGTGRMKQIYVAKPSAASGHAQSG, encoded by the exons atgTCGCACCCCGGCAAGTTCGTCTCCGTCAACCTCAACCGATCCTACGGCCagcccgccccctcctccaaCCATGGCGGCagccgccccgccggcggcggccacggcgggggCATGGTGGTGCTCTCCCGCCCGCGCGGGGGCGGCTCCTCCCTCGCCAAGCCGCAGCCGCCCAAGCTCTCCGTGCCGCCGCCTCTGAACCTCCCGTCACTCCGCAAGGAGCACGAGCGCTTCGACGgcgcggctgccgcggcggggggcggggtCGCCTCGGCCCCGCCCCGATCCGGCGGGCCTGCCGCCGGCTGGACCAAGCCCGCACTGGCGTCTGAGAAGCCTCCAGGCTCGGCGGCGCTTCCCGGCGGGGCCGCCAGGCCGCCGTCCTATGGGTTCGCGGAGAAAGCTGTCGTCCTACGCGGGGAGGACTTCCCGTCCTTGAAAGCAGCTGTTGCCCCGCCAACACCTCCGCAGCCTTCGCAGCGGCAGAAGGATGCTGATGGGGCACGGCTGGCCACACCTGAGGCGCGGCCTGGGCCCCTTGGGATGCGGCCGCAGGTGACGTCCTCACGGGCCTCTGAGCCACCGGCCTCTTCTGGTGGCTTGGGAGCTGGTGGCCGTGCTTCTGCTGAGAGGCCGCAGAAGCCTGATCTGGGGCCGCTTCCGATGGTCCGGCTCAGGTATGATTCTGACTGGGCTGATGACGAGCGTGACACGGGGCTCAGCCTTCCAGAGCGGGACAGCAGGGAGAGGGGATTTGGCAGAACTGAGGCCATGATTCCAGGACGCGGCCTTTACGGGGCAGTGAGGGAGCCCTTCAAAAAGGAGCCATTTGGGAGAGATGTGGTTGCGACAAATAAAGAGGTTGTCCAGGACGGGTTGTGGCGATCTCCTATGTTGAGTCAACATGATAGAGATCGAACAGACGGCCGACCGTACAGTGGAGGCAGAGGAAGCAGTGGACAATTGTATCGGGAAAGCATAGCTGCTGGTGGCTCCAAGGATTTGTGGAGTAATAGTAGGGAGCCTCCTATGCGCGCCAATGGACAGAATGGGGTCGAACTGTATGGAACCACCCGGGTTGGGGAAATTGCTAGTGACCGTTATGGTGACAGTTCAAATAATTGGCCTAGGTTGAATTCTTTCCAGAACAACATTGGTTCTAAGGCGCAGCCTTTTGGTGGTAATAAAGGGCCTTTAATTAATGATCCAGTGGCAAAGTTTGGTAGGGAGAAGCGGCTCACTTCTTCCCCTGCTAAACCTTTAATAGAAGACGGCGGCTTCGATAGCATTTCCGCCGTTAACTTGACTgcaataaagaagaaaaaagaagcagCTAAACCAGCTGATTTTCATGACCCAGTAAGGGAGTCATTTGAGGCAGAGCTTGATAGGATCTTGAGGGTACAGGAGCAGGAGAGACAACGGGTAATGGAAGAACAGGTGAGGGCCAGAGAAATTGCTCGGAAGCAAGAAGAGGAGCGGGAGAGGCTGAtaagagaagaggaggagaggcagCGTCTGGTGGAAGAACAGGCAAAGCAGGCTGCTTGGCAAGCTGAGCAAGAGAGGCTTGAAGCTGCCAAAAGAGCTGAGGAGCAGAGAATTGCCAGGGAGGAGGAAAGGAAGAGGATTGCcttggaggaggagcggcgtaGGGAGGCAGCACGTCAAAAGCTCCTAGAGTTAGAGGCAAGAATAGCTAGGAGACAGGCAGAATCAAACATTGGAAGTGCAAGAGGTGGGCAACTCACTTCAGCTGTCAGTGATGAATTGACTCCTGGAGGCTTCAAGGACAGGGATTTGCCACGCTCTGCTAACTTCGTTGACAGAAAGGATATCGACAGAATGGGTGAGCACATCAATACCTCGGCTCCACTAGAGTCCTCTAGTCACAACAAGTACAATGAGACAGTTCCAAGGGTGCACACACTTAGGGATGGACCCTCTTCATTTATTGATAGAGAAAATGCATACTATGGTTCAAGGGCTGCATTTCCAGAACAAGAGAATGTGCATCACAGTCCACGGCGTGACCCTTTTGCTGCAAGGAGGGGAAATTTCCCTAAGAAAGATCTTAATGATGGATTTGGGAGTGTGCCGGTTAGGCCATCTTCAAGAGGCCGAACAACTGACTCTCCCTGGGCACTTGAAGACTTCCGTCATGAAAAGGTTCCACGGTGGGATGCGCCTAGGGAGATTGACCGTTTTGAAAAACAATCTGACTTTGACACTGAGCTTTTTAACAGCGACAGGTTTGGAGATGCAGCTTGGCTGCCTAGTGGTTCTCATGGAAGCCCCAATGCTCAACAAGGAGATAGGAtgtttcagagttcagattTTAATGAATTCTCTGCTTTTACCAGACCCCGCTATTCTATGCGACAACCACGTGTTCCCCCACCCCCAACTGTGACCTCAGTGCACAGAAGTTCAATCGGTGCTTCTGCTCCCTTCGTGGATGGTGGGATGGGAGAGAACTCTGGTAGAGATAATGAGCAAATTATGCAGGGTCAGTATGGAAGTGCATACCAAGAGGCATCTCACCAGCGTGGGATACGACCTGACCACATTATTGAGCACCAAATTGAGGACAGAAAAAGCCCAGTATTGGGTTCACAATCTTCTCTTTCTGTTTCAAGCCCTCCTAGCTCACCTCCACATGTTTCACATGACGAGATGGATGTATCTGGCGATTCGCCTGCATTACCGACTTCTGCTGATGGTGAACGAACAGTGCTGTCAGACAATGACCATGCAGCGTTAACTGTAGATGCAGCCAGTACAAGCAGAGTTGCTGCCTCAGGAGTGTCCCACTTGGAGGATGATGAATGGTCAAGTGAAAACAATGATGATAGGCGAAAACAGGATGAATACGATGAAGATGATGAGAGCTACCAAGAAGATGAAATCAATGAAGCTGATGGTGAGAATCTAGACTTGGATGATGAGTTCTTAGAGGAGCAGAATACACCCTTAGAACTGGAACCAGTTATACTTGGATTTGATGAGGGTGTGCAGGTTGAAATTCCCTCAAATAGTGAACTTGAACTAACTTCTATGAGGAGCACTGAAAGGACAGTTGAAGTACATTTAAGCTCAGGTGTTGCAGAGCAAGAGACTGTCAGTGGTTCAGTTGTTCATTCCGACCCCGTTACTGAAGCAGAAAAAGCATTGCAGGCATTGACTCTTGATTGTGTAAATGCCCTGACAGAAGACAGTAATGGAGAGCGAGCCAGTAGCTTAGTGACACCTGCTTCAAGTTCCCAGTTATCTCAGGCATCTTTAGCAGCTACTATTACGTCATCAACTTCAGCAGTAGTTGAGCAGAATGAAGTACCTGTTAGCCTCCAGTTTGGTTTGTTTACAGGGCCTCCTCTAATACCAACTCCGGTTCCAGCCATCCAGATTGGTTCCATACAGATGCCAATCCATCTCCACAATCAGATTAACCCATCCCTGGCTCATATGCACCCTTCAACAACCCCTTTATATCAGTTTGGCCAGTTGAGGTATGTCCGCCCTATTGCTTCAAGTGCTCGACCCCTGCCATCTCAGGCCATCTCCCCTGCACATTCTTCTGTTCCAGCTCAGCATCCATCGAATCAAAATGCTTCCAGTGTTCTACCTGAGTTAATGGATCGAGATACACACCAGAACATCCCAACCCAGGCAATCTCATCTAACTCTATCAATAGATCAGCAGCACCTACAGCCAAGCTTCCACTTGCAATGGGCAATTCAAATTCTCAGTATCTCAACGCCCCTGCAAACATCCAGGCAGCTGCTGTGGAGGGATTTCATGGTCAGGTGGACAAACAGCCTGTTGGGGGTACGACTCCCAGTGAGAGGGATCAAGATCTCTCTTTGAAGAGGAATTGCAGACCTGCCTCCAACAGCATAGAATCTTCTCAGTTTGGTTTGGAGGGGAGAGCCTTGAATGGTCCAAAGGCTCCAGGTGCTGTCTCTGCAGGAAGGGGGAGGAGATATGGATACGCTGTTAAAGACCCAAACATGAGATCAACTGGTTCAGTTGTTGAACCTTCTCATAAAGATTCAAGAGGAGGATTCCAGAGAAGGGCTCGTAGGAATGTAAGAAGAACTGAGTTTAGAGTTCGGGAGAACGTCGAGAAGAACCAAAATGAAGCTTCCGAGTCATTTGCCCATGGTGAGCAGGACGAGAGGCCATACTCCAATGGAACAGCAAGGGATTTTCCAGTGAGAAATGCCAACAGAAGGGAACTTGATATAAATAAGTCATCCAGGATAAATGAAGCAAGTGATCAGAGTGCCTCATTTAGAAGTACACATAAGGCTCCTTATGAAAGATCACATGGTGGGAACAAGAAGTCCAGAACAGGTGCTATCCCTGAAGGAGATACTACCTTGTTGCAAGCTGGAGCTGTACGTGTTGTTAAGCAGCAAGGTATTGAGGTCCCTGTTGATGCAGATGGCTTCATTGAAGTAAGGTCCAAGAGACAGATCATGAGTGTCAGGAGAGAGCAAAGGGAGAAGGAAAATAGATCCAAAATGAGGATGACAAAG GCTCCCCGCAAACAGCATACTTCTCTACAGAGTTCGGTCGCTCCTAGTGTGAATAAACGGACAGCTACTTTGAGTGGAGAAGTTGCAAAGAAAGTTCCTTCGGATTCTGCCATCACAGTAGAAGGAAGAATTGCTGATTATGCTGAATCATTGGTTGCATTGAAGGGGGATACAGCTTCTATGAGCCCCATAGGGCCACCTTCAACCAACACAGAAACTCATACAAACTGCTATGCTAATCA GCCTATCCAAATCCAGGCATCCTCTGACTTGGTCACCTCCAGTCCTTCTGCAAAGCTTGTGAGTGGCTTATCTGAAGATAACAATAAAGGGACATCCATTAATACTCCATTTAACATGGTTTCCTGGGATAATTCACAAATAAACCAGCAG GTTATGCCATTaactcaaactcaacttgaAGAAGCTATGAGACCAGCTAAATTTGAACAACAGGCTGGTTCCAGCTTTTCCTTGGAGTCCAACAATGCTTTGTCTCCAACAGTAACCACAGAAAAGGCATTCCCTTCATCTGCTAGTCCTATTAACTCTCTTCTTGCTGGTGAGAAGATCCAATTTG GGGCAGTAACCTCGCCAACCATGCTACCCCCAGTCAGCCGAACTGTTTCAAGTGGTCTTGGAGCTCCAGGTTCATCTAGGCCTGATATGAAGATTGATCGAGGCTTGCCTGGTGATAACAGTGGTCCTGATAAGGCTACTTCTAAGGAATTATGTCCCAATACAGAGGATGTGGAAGCAGAGGCTGAAGCAGCTGCTTCTGCTGTGGCCGTGGCAGCTATTAGTACTGATGAAGGGTCTCCAGCTGATGCAACTACAGCATCTGCTCCAGACAAGAAGAGCTTTAGCAGCAAGGATCTCAGTGGGTTAACATCAGGAG CAGGGGCAATAGCAGGCCAGGCTGGTCAATCATCCACGGAAGAGCCGCTCACAGTTGCTCTTCCTGCAGACTTATCAGTTGATACTCCAGCTATGTCCCTGTGGCCTCCTCTAGCCAGTCCACAAGCATCAGGGCCAATGCTTTCTCAGTTTCCTGGTGCACAGCCATCCCATTTTTCCTGCTTTGATATGAATACAATGTTAGGAGGGCACATTTTTGCATTCGGGCCGAGTGATGAATCTGCTGGATCTCAGGGTCAGCACCCTCAAAGAAGCAACCCATTGCCATCAGCACCACTGGGAGCTTGGCCGCAATGTCATTCTGGGGTAGATTCCTTCTATCGTCCCCCAACTGGGTTTGCTGGTCCTTTCATTACTCCAGGAGGAATCCCAGGTGTGCAAGGTCCTCCACATATGGTGGTTTATAACCACTTTGCCCCAGTAGGGCAGTTTGGTCAAATGGGCCTTGGTTTCATGGGAGCCACTTATATCCCTGGTGACAAGCAACCTGATTGGAAGCAGAGCCAAGGACCACCTATTGTTGGTGTAAGCCAAAGTGATCCAAACAACCAAAATATTGTGTCTGGTCAAGTCAACCCTCCCAGTGTTCCTACTCCAGTGCAGCATCTACGCCCAACTTCTATCATGCCAATCCCATCTCCACTGACCATGTTCGACATTGCTCCGTTCCAG GCATCTACAGACATACAGATGCAAACGTGTTGGCCACATATGCCTGTACCGCCTCTACATTCTGTTCCATTATCAGTGCCACTTCAGCAGCATCCAGTAGAGGGTACAGCCGTACAGCAGTTTGTTCATAATGTGCCAGTGGACAACAAGACAAGTACAAATAACCGGTTCCAGGAGCCCTCTGCTTCTGCCGTGCCATCAGATGGCAACAAGACCTTCCCAAATGCAGCTGCGTCTCAGTTCACAGACAGGTTAGGTCTTGTTGAACAACCAACGTCCAGTAGTTCAAGCACCCAAACTGTTCAGCCTTCTTCATTTGGCCAGGCTGGCGTGATCAGCAATGAAGTCTCGACCAGTGCCAAAGTCATGGTTAGAGCCACCCCATCGAAAGTCAACCCTGGGACTGCATCAGGGGTGGTTAGCAACCCCAACGGGGGCCAGGTCACCAACATGGCCCCCAAGGTCCATCAATCGTCATTGTCATCAGACCAGCAGTACCAGCATCCAGTTAACAATCAGGATCGCAGGGCCCGCATGACCCAGAAGACTGGTCCTGGCAATGAGTGGCAGCGGCGATCAGGATACCAGGGGAGGAATCAAGGTTCTGGTTCCGACAGGAGCTCAGGCACTGGTAGGATGAAGCAGATCTACGTTGCGAAGCCCTCAGCTGCAAGTGGCCATGCCCAATCAGGCTAG